A stretch of the Ischnura elegans chromosome 13 unlocalized genomic scaffold, ioIscEleg1.1 SUPER_13_unloc_3, whole genome shotgun sequence genome encodes the following:
- the LOC124172842 gene encoding zinc finger protein 883-like codes for MDKQASIISGGRDTRSVGRGRSGCDAPIIPNVLRMIRISKKRCCTEAVMGDTDEFSNCEAKNPLSGQRSNTNSYNCYHCNGGYSSKRELIKHLETHFGASNLDIDAESSNVLDIKDADSKRQGLSRKGNGPIKEISGGTQEKGKGRKGRKFAVGADPCVESVSSNSSPCERDIKKGKCSSARGRYSCSVCYKCFTTSSTLNNHMRVHTGEKNYSCSVCNKSFSLRGTLTKHMRTHTGEKPYTCSICTKPFYQSSDLTKHMRTHTGERSYLCKICCKSFSRSDTLTEHIRIHTGDKPYFCSVCNRSFSHRSNLKEHMATHTGDKPYSCSVCYKCFTKSSTLNDHMSVHTGEKNYYCSVCNMSFSQRSNLTKHKRTHTGEKPYTCRICHKSFYQSSDLTRHMCTHTGERSYSCKICCKSFSRSDALTKHMHIHTGDKPYSCSVCNKSFSHRSNLNKHMGTHKREA; via the coding sequence ATGGACAAACAAGCATCCATCATCAGTGGAGGCAGAGACACAAGGTCTgttgggaggggtagaagtggtTGTGACGCACCAATTATCCCTAATGTCCTTAGGATGATTAGAATAAGTAAAAAGAGGTGTTGCACAGAGGCAGTCATGGGGGACACAGATGAGTTTAGCAATTGCGAGGCTAAAAATCCTCTTAGTGGTCAACGATCAAACACAAATTCATATAATTGCTACCATTGTAACGGTGGATACAGCAGCAAAAGGGAGCTCATCAAACACCTTGAAACTCATTTTGGTGCCAGCAATTTGGACATTGATGCTGAGTCATCCAATGTGCTAGATATAAAAGATGCAGATAGTAAAAGACAAGGGCTGAGTCGAAAAGGAAATGGGCCTATAAAGGAAATATCCGGAGGGACTCAGGAGAAAGGAAAGGGTAGAAAAGGGAGAAAATTTGCTGTAGGAGCTGACCCATGTGTAGAAAGTGTTTCCTCAAATTCCTCCCCTTGTGAGAGAGACATCAAAAAGGGAAAGTGTTCAAGCGCAAGAGGGAGGTATTCCTGTAGTGTGTGCTATAAGTGTTTCACTACATCTTCTACTCTCAACAATCACATGCGTGTTCACACAGGGGAGAAGaattattcctgtagtgtctgcaataagtcattctctctgAGGGGCACCCTCACCAAACACATGCGtacacacacaggagagaaaccttatACATGCAGCATTTGCACCAAGCCTTTCTATCAGAGTTCTGACCTCACCAAACACATGcgtacccacacaggagagaggtcttatttatgtaaaatatgctgtaaatcattcagtcgcagTGATACCCTTACCGAGCACATCCGTATTCACACTGGAGATAAGCCTTATTTCTGTAGTGTATGCAATAGGTCTTTCTCTCACAGGAGCAACCTCAAAGAGCATATGGCTACACACACTGGGGAtaagccttattcctgtagtgtgtgCTATAAGTGTTTCACTAAATCTTCTACTCTCAACGATCACATGagtgtacacacaggggagaagaaTTATTACTGTAGTGTCTGCAATATGTCATTCTCTCAGAGGAGCAACCTCACCAAACACAAGCGtacacacacaggagagaaaccttatACATGCAGGATCTGCCATAAGTCTTTCTATCAGAGTTCTGACCTCACCAGACACATGTgtacccacacaggagagaggtcttattcatgtaaaatatgctgtaaatcattcagtcgcagTGATGCCCTTACCAAGCACATGCATATACACACGGGGGATAAGCcatattcctgtagtgtctgcaataagtctttctctcatagGAGCAACCTCAACAAGCACATGGGTACACACAAGAGAGAGGCCTGA